A region from the Stygiolobus caldivivus genome encodes:
- a CDS encoding DUF2299 domain-containing protein — MMNDKELETIIKELGLSITIPPQAKEAFHIVTAPPQGFPSIDIIRPNDSSKFYLISMGILIHPNHKSAINELKKDEKRKFFQELTEDLLKMGVDFAFLPPGSETPDVIQVLRLVFMESLTPNEFLNTYYLVRNAGMLVIAKINNKFGNILGDTKGLPRYV, encoded by the coding sequence ATGATGAATGACAAAGAACTAGAAACGATAATTAAAGAACTTGGGCTTTCTATAACTATTCCACCACAAGCTAAAGAAGCCTTTCACATTGTTACAGCCCCTCCTCAAGGATTTCCTTCAATAGATATTATAAGACCTAACGACTCCTCAAAGTTCTATCTTATTTCTATGGGAATTTTAATTCATCCTAACCATAAGTCGGCGATAAATGAACTAAAGAAAGATGAGAAAAGAAAGTTCTTCCAAGAGCTCACAGAAGACCTCCTTAAAATGGGTGTCGATTTCGCTTTTTTACCTCCAGGGTCGGAAACCCCAGATGTAATTCAAGTATTGAGGTTAGTTTTCATGGAGTCACTAACACCTAATGAGTTCCTCAACACTTATTATCTAGTAAGAAACGCTGGGATGTTAGTAATAGCTAAGATAAACAATAAATTCGGTAACATACTAGGAGATACTAAGGGTCTACCTAGATATGTCTAA